A single window of Rhizobium sp. SL42 DNA harbors:
- a CDS encoding FadR/GntR family transcriptional regulator — MSRQRDDRAVLSPLPPVDRVQQVTAALADYIKGSNLVPGDRLPAERELMLALAVGRSTIREVIRHFQALGVVEARKGSGTYLLKPISGTTIHMPLSLETAHLRDVLLKTLEVRRGIEAEAGMVAARMRSAEDLKDIEAKLNEMERVHLSKGTSGPEDLQFHLAIYDATHNPLFRQLLEQMREAFERFWDKPFDRPDFARRSFPFHRTLFNAIADQDPEAARAETLKILDIVEQDIKEMSQ, encoded by the coding sequence ATGAGCAGGCAAAGGGATGATAGGGCGGTATTGTCGCCGCTGCCTCCGGTTGATCGGGTGCAGCAGGTTACGGCTGCTCTTGCCGACTACATCAAGGGCTCCAATCTCGTCCCGGGCGACCGCTTGCCGGCAGAGCGCGAACTGATGCTGGCCTTGGCGGTCGGTCGTTCGACCATCCGCGAGGTGATCCGGCATTTCCAGGCGCTCGGTGTCGTCGAAGCGCGCAAGGGCAGCGGCACCTATCTGCTCAAGCCGATCTCCGGCACCACGATCCATATGCCGCTGTCGCTGGAGACCGCGCATCTGCGCGACGTGCTGCTCAAGACGCTCGAGGTTCGCCGCGGCATCGAGGCGGAGGCCGGCATGGTGGCCGCCCGCATGCGCAGCGCCGAAGACCTCAAGGACATCGAGGCGAAGCTCAACGAAATGGAGCGGGTGCATCTGTCCAAGGGCACGTCCGGGCCCGAGGACCTGCAGTTTCACCTCGCCATCTATGATGCGACCCATAATCCGCTGTTTCGCCAGTTGCTCGAGCAGATGCGCGAAGCCTTCGAGCGGTTCTGGGACAAGCCATTCGACCGGCCGGACTTTGCCCGCAGGTCCTTCCCGTTCCACCGCACCCTGTTCAACGCGATCGCGGACCAGGATCCCGAGGCTGCCCGCGCCGAGACACTGAAGATCCTCGACATCGTCGAGCAAGACATCAAGGAAATGTCCCAATGA
- the rplU gene encoding 50S ribosomal protein L21 — MFAVIKTGGKQYRVNANDVLTIEKLEAEAGATIEFTEVLVVGEGADATFGAPFVAGASVKAEVVEHNRGKKVIAFKKRRRQNSKRTRGHRQHHTVVRITDIVAA; from the coding sequence ATGTTCGCAGTCATCAAGACCGGCGGTAAGCAGTACCGCGTGAACGCCAACGACGTGCTGACCATCGAAAAGCTGGAAGCCGAAGCTGGTGCAACCATCGAATTCACCGAGGTTCTCGTTGTCGGCGAAGGTGCTGATGCCACGTTTGGCGCACCCTTCGTTGCTGGCGCGTCCGTCAAGGCAGAAGTTGTCGAACACAACCGTGGCAAGAAGGTCATCGCGTTCAAGAAGCGCCGTCGCCAGAATTCCAAGCGCACGCGCGGTCATCGCCAGCATCACACGGTCGTCCGTATCACGGACATCGTGGCAGCCTAA
- the rpmA gene encoding 50S ribosomal protein L27, translating to MAHKKAGGSSRNGRDSNSKRLGVKKFGGEVVIPGNIILRQRGTQWHPGANVGLGKDHTIFALTAGNVAYRTKANGRVYVSVMPKAAEAAE from the coding sequence ATGGCACATAAAAAAGCTGGCGGTTCATCGCGCAACGGTCGCGATTCCAACTCCAAGCGCCTTGGCGTGAAGAAGTTCGGCGGCGAAGTCGTCATTCCAGGCAACATCATCCTGCGCCAGCGTGGCACGCAGTGGCATCCGGGCGCCAATGTCGGCCTCGGCAAGGATCACACCATTTTTGCTCTGACCGCCGGCAACGTCGCCTACCGTACGAAGGCCAATGGCCGCGTATACGTGTCTGTGATGCCGAAAGCGGCCGAAGCAGCAGAATAA
- a CDS encoding GNAT family N-acetyltransferase has product MESLMLRDDQSRSPEDRPRPDRSRTDCPVLLSQRLVLRSPHVEDIDALAHLANNAAIATMVSRMPHPYTAKDAADFVRRTNIGEIGKCVYAITKAENGEFLGCCALEPHAADEDTLEMGYWLGEPYWNRGYATEAAHALIDMAFRTRDIVRIDARCRVTNIASRRVIQKCGFQFQGSGMVGNLAMGGMVPVEWYRLDRKTWLSLKSWGEMR; this is encoded by the coding sequence ATGGAAAGCTTAATGTTAAGGGATGACCAATCGCGGTCGCCCGAAGATCGGCCAAGGCCCGATCGGTCGAGAACCGATTGCCCCGTCTTGTTATCGCAACGGCTCGTTTTGCGCAGCCCGCACGTGGAAGACATCGACGCCCTTGCCCATCTCGCCAACAATGCCGCGATCGCCACCATGGTCTCGCGCATGCCGCACCCCTACACGGCAAAAGACGCCGCTGATTTTGTGCGACGCACGAATATTGGCGAGATTGGCAAGTGCGTCTACGCCATTACCAAAGCCGAGAACGGCGAATTTCTCGGTTGCTGCGCGCTGGAGCCGCATGCGGCCGACGAAGACACGCTCGAAATGGGATATTGGCTGGGCGAACCCTACTGGAACAGGGGCTATGCCACGGAAGCCGCCCACGCCCTGATCGACATGGCCTTCCGCACCCGCGACATCGTCCGCATCGATGCAAGATGCCGGGTGACCAACATCGCCTCGCGCCGGGTCATCCAGAAATGCGGCTTCCAGTTCCAAGGTTCCGGCATGGTCGGCAACCTGGCAATGGGCGGCATGGTGCCGGTCGAATGGTACAGGCTCGACCGAAAGACCTGGCTGTCGCTGAAGAGCTGGGGGGAAATGCGATGA
- a CDS encoding GNAT family N-acetyltransferase has protein sequence MSALLSKPRARTDRTAMPMPGPCPLIETDRLVLRAHRLGDADPIAASLGDFAVARMLTRVPVPYDRQDALDWLNTVTSGLRPDWYFAITMADDVHIGTVSIELRHGLWHLGYWLNRFYWGKGLMSEATDAVLDHVFRRMPQAEIAAGAFADNPASFKVLEKLGCTIVGVNDVYSLSRSAMAPMIDMRVTQSGFQSRNRDR, from the coding sequence ATGAGCGCGCTGTTGAGCAAGCCCCGCGCCCGGACGGATCGAACCGCCATGCCGATGCCCGGCCCCTGCCCGCTCATCGAGACGGATCGTCTCGTGCTGCGTGCCCACCGGCTCGGCGATGCCGATCCGATCGCCGCATCGCTCGGTGATTTCGCCGTTGCCCGCATGCTGACGCGCGTGCCGGTGCCCTATGACCGGCAGGATGCGCTTGATTGGCTGAACACGGTGACATCCGGCCTGCGGCCGGATTGGTACTTTGCCATCACCATGGCCGATGATGTGCATATCGGCACGGTATCGATCGAGCTTCGCCATGGCCTCTGGCATCTCGGCTACTGGCTGAACCGCTTCTACTGGGGCAAGGGCCTGATGAGCGAGGCAACCGATGCCGTGCTTGATCATGTCTTCCGCCGCATGCCACAGGCCGAGATCGCCGCAGGCGCCTTTGCCGACAATCCGGCCTCGTTCAAAGTGCTGGAAAAGCTCGGCTGCACGATTGTCGGGGTGAACGACGTCTATTCGCTGTCGCGCAGCGCCATGGCGCCGATGATCGATATGCGGGTAACCCAGTCCGGCTTTCAAAGCCGCAACCGGGATCGCTAG
- a CDS encoding endonuclease/exonuclease/phosphatase family protein codes for MKFVSYNIQYGIGQDGRFDPERIARAVDGADVIALQEVTRGFIRNGHADLVETFSSLFPAYFSAFGAASDVLVDHAMVEGRLRARRFQFGNMVLSRFPVVAVRNLLLPRARTFDKLNLQRGALEAVIDAPGGAVRVYSVHLDHVSPDERMAQIRFLKARANGFVDEGGALTGASEFAVPDPALPADYLLMGDFNMEPEGPEYIAMVGQDDAFYGRVARADRPIDAEAHLKKRPADGYSWISPDGAVRKHLDYCFVSGGLVSRLKAAFVDNETMASDHYPVWVELA; via the coding sequence GTGAAGTTCGTCAGCTACAACATCCAGTATGGCATAGGTCAGGATGGTCGCTTTGACCCCGAACGCATAGCCCGCGCCGTCGATGGAGCCGATGTGATCGCGCTGCAGGAGGTGACGCGCGGATTTATCCGCAATGGCCATGCCGATCTTGTCGAAACCTTCTCGTCGCTGTTTCCGGCCTATTTCTCTGCCTTCGGCGCGGCCAGCGACGTGCTGGTCGATCATGCGATGGTCGAGGGCCGCCTGCGCGCGCGGCGTTTCCAGTTCGGCAATATGGTGCTGTCGCGCTTTCCGGTCGTGGCCGTGCGCAATCTGCTGCTTCCCAGAGCCCGGACTTTCGACAAGCTCAACCTGCAGCGGGGCGCGCTGGAGGCGGTGATCGATGCGCCGGGCGGCGCGGTGCGCGTCTATTCGGTCCATCTCGACCACGTCTCTCCCGACGAGCGCATGGCGCAGATCCGTTTCCTGAAGGCCCGGGCCAACGGCTTTGTCGACGAAGGCGGCGCGCTGACTGGAGCGAGCGAATTTGCCGTGCCGGATCCGGCGCTGCCGGCCGACTACCTGCTGATGGGCGATTTCAACATGGAACCGGAGGGGCCGGAATACATTGCGATGGTCGGGCAGGACGATGCCTTCTACGGCCGCGTGGCACGCGCCGACCGACCGATCGACGCCGAGGCGCATCTGAAAAAGCGGCCGGCGGACGGCTATAGCTGGATCAGTCCCGACGGGGCGGTGCGCAAGCATCTCGACTACTGTTTCGTCAGCGGCGGCCTGGTTTCGCGATTGAAAGCGGCCTTTGTGGACAATGAGACGATGGCCTCCGACCATTATCCGGTCTGGGTGGAGCTCGCCTGA
- the obgE gene encoding GTPase ObgE — protein MKFLDEAKVYIRSGDGGAGAVSFRREKFIEFGGPDGGDGGRGGDVWVEAVNGLNTLIDFRFQQHFKAQTGTHGMGRNRTGANGGDVTLRVPVGTQIFEEDFETLIVDLTEEGQRFRLAAGGNGGFGNAHFKSATNQAPTWANPGLEGEEKNVWLRLKLIADAGLVGLPNAGKSTFLAAVTRARPKIANYPFTTLHPNLGVATIDEREFILADIPGLIEGAHEGIGIGDRFLGHVERTRVLLHLVSAQEEEVGKAYKTVKHELEAYGGGLEDKAEIVALSQIDVLDEAELKKKSAELKKASGQTPLLLSAITGKGMTDALRALRDVIVSAGGNRQQPERREKNRKHSRPDNNVVTEDDLDGEGDA, from the coding sequence ATGAAATTTCTCGACGAAGCAAAAGTTTACATTCGCTCAGGCGACGGCGGCGCCGGTGCTGTGTCGTTTCGGCGCGAAAAGTTCATCGAATTCGGTGGTCCGGACGGCGGTGATGGCGGCCGCGGCGGCGATGTCTGGGTCGAGGCGGTCAATGGCCTCAACACCCTGATCGACTTCCGCTTCCAGCAGCACTTCAAGGCGCAGACCGGTACCCATGGCATGGGCCGCAACCGCACCGGCGCCAATGGCGGCGATGTCACGCTGCGCGTGCCGGTCGGCACGCAGATCTTCGAGGAAGATTTCGAAACCCTGATCGTCGACCTTACCGAGGAAGGTCAGCGCTTCCGGCTGGCGGCCGGCGGCAATGGCGGCTTCGGCAATGCCCATTTCAAGTCCGCCACCAATCAGGCGCCGACCTGGGCCAATCCCGGCCTCGAGGGCGAGGAAAAGAACGTCTGGCTCCGGCTCAAGCTGATCGCCGATGCCGGCCTCGTTGGCCTGCCCAATGCCGGCAAGTCGACATTCCTTGCCGCCGTCACCCGCGCCCGGCCGAAGATTGCCAATTATCCCTTCACCACGCTGCACCCGAACCTCGGCGTGGCGACGATCGACGAACGTGAGTTCATCCTTGCCGACATTCCCGGCCTGATCGAAGGCGCCCATGAGGGCATCGGCATCGGCGACCGTTTCCTCGGCCATGTCGAACGTACCCGCGTGCTTCTGCATCTTGTCTCCGCCCAGGAAGAAGAAGTCGGCAAGGCCTACAAGACGGTCAAGCACGAGCTCGAAGCCTATGGCGGCGGACTTGAGGACAAGGCCGAGATCGTCGCGCTGTCACAGATCGACGTGCTGGACGAAGCGGAGCTGAAGAAGAAATCCGCGGAACTGAAGAAGGCCAGCGGCCAGACGCCGCTACTGCTCTCGGCGATCACCGGCAAGGGCATGACCGATGCACTGCGTGCGCTGCGCGACGTCATTGTCTCGGCAGGCGGCAACCGGCAACAGCCCGAGCGCCGCGAGAAGAACCGCAAGCACAGCCGCCCCGACAACAATGTCGTGACTGAGGACGACCTCGACGGAGAAGGCGACGCCTGA
- the proB gene encoding glutamate 5-kinase, giving the protein MATKLRSLSRCKRIVIKIGSALLVDRMSGLKKAWLDAICDDIAALKASGTDVLVVSSGAIALGRTVLDLPKGALKLEESQAAAAVGQIALARHWSESLSRASIVAGQILLTLGDTEERRRYLNARATLQQLLKIGAVPIINENDTVATTEIRYGDNDRLAARVATMAGADLLILLSDIDGLYSAPPHLDPDARFLETIEDITPEIEAMAGGAASELSRGGMRTKIDAGKIATSAGCAMIIASGKTMNPLAAIQNGARHSWFSASRSPVTARKTWIAGQLQPAGELHVDSGAQGALKAGKSLLPAGMRSVAGQFHRGDTVSVIGVEGREIARGLAGYDAEEARRICGRKSNEIEAILGYAGRAAMIHRDDLVMTELGSRQDIVGGDLADKGPTNQAGPADNELAESDRKDAAHA; this is encoded by the coding sequence ATGGCCACCAAGCTTCGCTCGCTCTCTCGCTGCAAGCGGATCGTCATCAAGATCGGTTCGGCGCTGCTGGTTGATCGCATGTCAGGCCTGAAGAAGGCCTGGCTTGATGCCATCTGCGACGATATTGCCGCCCTGAAGGCAAGCGGTACCGATGTTCTGGTCGTCTCCTCGGGTGCCATTGCGCTTGGCCGCACCGTGCTCGATCTGCCGAAAGGCGCCCTGAAGCTCGAGGAAAGTCAGGCGGCAGCGGCCGTCGGCCAGATTGCCCTAGCCCGCCACTGGTCGGAAAGCCTGTCGCGCGCGTCGATCGTGGCCGGCCAGATCCTGCTCACGCTCGGCGATACCGAAGAGCGCCGGCGTTACCTCAACGCCCGGGCCACCCTGCAGCAGCTGCTGAAGATCGGAGCCGTGCCGATCATCAACGAGAACGACACGGTCGCCACGACCGAAATCCGCTACGGCGACAACGATCGGCTGGCCGCCCGGGTGGCCACCATGGCGGGCGCCGACCTGTTGATCCTGCTCTCCGACATCGACGGCCTCTATTCCGCGCCACCGCATCTCGACCCGGATGCCCGGTTCCTTGAAACCATCGAGGACATCACCCCGGAGATCGAGGCCATGGCCGGCGGTGCTGCGTCTGAACTGTCACGCGGCGGCATGCGCACCAAGATCGACGCCGGCAAGATCGCGACCAGTGCCGGCTGCGCCATGATCATCGCCTCAGGCAAGACCATGAACCCGCTGGCGGCCATTCAGAATGGCGCGCGCCATTCCTGGTTCTCCGCCTCCAGGTCGCCGGTCACGGCCCGCAAGACATGGATCGCCGGCCAGCTTCAGCCGGCTGGAGAACTGCATGTCGACAGCGGTGCGCAAGGCGCCCTGAAGGCTGGCAAGAGCCTGCTACCCGCCGGCATGCGCTCCGTTGCCGGGCAATTCCATCGTGGCGACACCGTTTCCGTCATCGGTGTCGAAGGGCGCGAAATTGCCCGCGGGCTGGCTGGCTATGACGCCGAGGAAGCGCGCCGCATCTGTGGCCGCAAGTCCAATGAAATCGAGGCAATCCTCGGCTATGCCGGCCGCGCCGCCATGATCCACCGCGACGATCTCGTCATGACCGAACTCGGCAGCCGCCAGGATATCGTCGGCGGGGACCTCGCCGACAAGGGTCCGACAAACCAGGCCGGCCCGGCAGACAATGAATTGGCCGAGAGTGACAGGAAAGATGCAGCCCATGCTTGA
- a CDS encoding glutamate-5-semialdehyde dehydrogenase encodes MLETAANGNSVEALMLDIGRRARAAARPLANTSTEAKNAALRAMADALVAAETDILAANVIDLKNAADTGVAASFIDRLTLDAARIAGIAMSLREIAELPDPVGSIIAEWDRPNGLHIERVRTPLGVIGVIYESRPNVTADAGALCLKAGNAVILRGGSDSVNSSRAIHACLVKGLVAAGLPADAIQLVPTTDRAAVGAMLSGLDNSIDVIVPRGGKSLVARVQSEARVPVFAHLEGLCHVYVDASADVDMATQIVLNSKMRRTGICGSAETLLVDSGAIATHLKPLLQVLTEAGCEIRASATVLRVVPGLKPAVEADWRTEYLDAIIAVAIVDGISGAIDHIARYSSNHTEAVIAEDPKVVERFFNEIDSAILLHNASTQFADGGEFGMGGEIGIATGKMHARGPVGVEQLTSFKYRVRGTGQVRP; translated from the coding sequence ATGCTTGAGACCGCAGCCAATGGCAATTCCGTCGAAGCCCTGATGCTGGACATCGGCCGGCGCGCCCGTGCCGCGGCCCGACCATTGGCCAACACCTCGACCGAAGCCAAGAATGCCGCGCTCCGCGCCATGGCCGATGCGCTTGTCGCCGCGGAAACAGACATTCTCGCCGCCAATGTGATCGATCTGAAGAATGCCGCAGACACCGGCGTCGCCGCCTCCTTCATCGACCGCCTGACGCTCGATGCCGCTCGCATTGCCGGCATTGCCATGTCCCTGCGCGAGATTGCCGAATTGCCGGATCCGGTCGGCTCGATCATCGCCGAATGGGATCGCCCCAACGGCCTGCATATCGAACGCGTGCGCACGCCGCTCGGCGTCATCGGCGTCATCTATGAAAGCCGACCGAATGTCACCGCCGATGCCGGCGCCCTCTGCCTGAAGGCCGGCAATGCCGTGATCCTGCGCGGCGGTTCCGACTCCGTCAATTCCTCGCGCGCCATTCACGCCTGCCTGGTCAAGGGCCTGGTCGCAGCGGGCCTGCCCGCCGACGCCATCCAGCTCGTGCCGACCACCGATCGCGCCGCCGTCGGCGCCATGCTTTCGGGCCTCGACAATTCGATTGACGTCATCGTGCCTCGCGGCGGCAAGAGCCTGGTCGCCCGCGTCCAGTCGGAAGCCCGCGTCCCGGTCTTTGCCCATCTCGAAGGCCTGTGCCACGTCTATGTCGATGCATCGGCCGATGTCGACATGGCCACGCAGATCGTCCTCAATTCCAAGATGCGCCGCACCGGCATATGCGGCTCGGCCGAAACGCTGCTTGTCGACAGCGGCGCGATCGCCACCCATCTGAAGCCGCTGCTTCAAGTACTCACCGAAGCAGGCTGCGAAATCCGGGCCTCGGCAACGGTCCTGCGCGTCGTTCCTGGCCTGAAGCCGGCGGTAGAGGCAGACTGGCGCACCGAATATCTCGATGCGATCATCGCGGTTGCGATCGTCGATGGCATTTCCGGCGCCATCGATCATATCGCACGCTATTCGTCCAACCACACCGAAGCCGTGATCGCCGAGGATCCGAAAGTGGTCGAGCGATTCTTCAACGAGATCGATTCCGCCATTCTGCTTCACAATGCCTCGACCCAGTTTGCCGATGGCGGCGAGTTCGGCATGGGCGGCGAGATCGGAATTGCCACCGGCAAGATGCATGCCCGCGGGCCCGTCGGCGTCGAACAGCTCACATCGTTCAAATACCGTGTGCGCGGCACCGGCCAGGTCCGGCCCTGA
- a CDS encoding nicotinate-nucleotide adenylyltransferase has translation MPHVERGMVVGLFGGSFNPPHQGHVLVAEIALRRLGLDQLWWMVTPGNPLKSRRELAPLAERLALCEDMAADPRIKVTAFEQALGTSYTARTLDFIRSRNPHAHFIWIMGADNLAGFHHWQRWRKIATTFPIAVIDRPGSTLSYLSSKMARTFDYARIDEDDAGVLWRKPAPAWTFIHGPRSTLSSSALRAAAEA, from the coding sequence ATGCCCCATGTCGAGCGAGGCATGGTCGTCGGCCTTTTCGGCGGTTCGTTCAACCCGCCCCATCAGGGCCACGTGCTCGTTGCCGAGATCGCCTTGCGCCGCCTTGGCCTCGACCAGCTGTGGTGGATGGTCACGCCCGGCAATCCGTTGAAGAGCCGCCGCGAGCTGGCGCCGCTGGCCGAGCGCCTGGCGCTCTGCGAAGACATGGCCGCCGATCCGCGCATCAAGGTTACCGCCTTCGAGCAGGCGCTGGGTACCAGCTACACCGCCCGCACGCTCGATTTCATCCGCAGCCGCAATCCGCATGCCCATTTCATCTGGATCATGGGCGCGGACAATCTCGCCGGTTTCCACCACTGGCAGCGCTGGCGCAAGATCGCCACCACCTTCCCGATCGCCGTGATCGACAGGCCCGGCTCGACCCTGTCCTATCTCTCGTCGAAAATGGCCCGCACGTTCGACTATGCCCGTATCGACGAGGACGATGCCGGCGTGCTCTGGCGCAAGCCCGCTCCGGCCTGGACCTTCATCCACGGCCCGCGCTCGACGCTCAGTTCGTCGGCACTTCGCGCCGCAGCCGAGGCGTGA
- the rsfS gene encoding ribosome silencing factor: MTTVHTKGRAHVAVPKSPERGADAAARALELVLSSLEDSKAEDIVSINIAGKSALGDYMVVVSGRSNRHVTAISEHLISDMKDEGLGYARVEGLETGDWVLIDIGDIIVHVFRPEIREFYNIERMWAAPDIEEGRLH, from the coding sequence CTGACAACAGTGCACACCAAGGGAAGAGCGCATGTCGCCGTCCCGAAAAGCCCGGAACGTGGCGCCGATGCCGCAGCCCGCGCGCTTGAGCTGGTCCTCTCAAGTCTTGAGGACTCAAAGGCAGAAGACATCGTCTCGATCAACATCGCAGGCAAGTCCGCGCTGGGCGACTACATGGTAGTCGTGTCCGGACGGTCGAACCGGCATGTGACGGCGATCAGCGAACACCTCATCTCCGACATGAAGGACGAAGGCCTGGGTTATGCCCGCGTCGAAGGTCTGGAAACCGGCGATTGGGTCCTGATCGACATCGGAGACATCATCGTGCATGTATTCCGTCCCGAAATCCGCGAGTTCTACAATATCGAAAGAATGTGGGCCGCTCCGGACATCGAGGAAGGTCGCCTGCACTAG
- the rlmH gene encoding 23S rRNA (pseudouridine(1915)-N(3))-methyltransferase RlmH, whose amino-acid sequence MKIGIYAVGRLKAGPEKELASRYLDRFAKAGPACGLEFTRSVELNESRAGNADTRKREEGAELSRTIPDGALIVVLDERGKAFDSPEFAKFIGDAADNGQRDMVFIIGGADGVDPELRDRARLVLNLGRLTWPHQLVRILLAEQLYRAVTILTGHPYHRV is encoded by the coding sequence ATGAAAATAGGCATTTACGCCGTGGGCCGGCTGAAGGCTGGACCGGAGAAGGAACTTGCATCCCGCTATCTGGACCGCTTCGCCAAGGCCGGTCCCGCCTGCGGGCTGGAATTCACCCGCTCCGTCGAGCTGAATGAAAGCCGGGCCGGCAATGCTGACACCCGCAAGCGCGAGGAAGGTGCCGAGCTTTCCCGCACGATCCCCGATGGCGCCCTTATCGTGGTCCTCGACGAGCGCGGCAAGGCCTTTGACAGCCCGGAATTTGCCAAATTCATCGGCGATGCCGCCGACAACGGCCAGCGCGACATGGTCTTCATCATCGGTGGTGCCGATGGCGTCGACCCCGAATTACGCGATCGGGCTAGGCTGGTGCTCAATCTCGGCCGCCTGACATGGCCGCATCAGCTGGTTCGCATCCTGTTGGCCGAACAGCTCTACCGTGCCGTCACCATCCTCACCGGCCACCCTTATCACCGCGTTTGA
- a CDS encoding murein hydrolase activator EnvC family protein gives MSEPRRRKPRAWSQKACGVTVSTIAVLTLALSSATPLSVVSAQEPAATTGSTPPAAETGARNPAAAAAPTNAEVELRTKRDQIGRELQEISQSMRLSNDKSAELQKSIDALAKTTESLKTALIESATRRKDIEKQITSGEKRLAGIAIKEDGIRASFRERRAVLAEVLAALQRMGRNPPPALLVSPEDALASVRTAILLGSVVPGMRQQTDKLAADLKELIELRLAGKTEMDQLVAAISSRQEEERRMDMLLAENDRLARTNTLQLQAERKQSEALAERASTMEALIRSLESEILSSRQAAEMARAEEARRDQMTEEQRTRARELAQSGLPDKNRIAPAYPFSELQQKLELPAAGETLRQFGDPDGTGHQAQGMVIASSPGALVTAPADAWVVFAGNFRSYGQMIILNTGDGYHMVLSGMDRINTSQGKFVLSGEPLASMGEKRVASATALALETDRPTLYIELRKDGKPVDSRPWWVGGDSGKAQNDS, from the coding sequence ATGAGCGAACCGCGTCGCCGCAAGCCGCGCGCGTGGTCGCAGAAGGCTTGCGGCGTCACCGTTTCGACCATCGCCGTATTGACGCTCGCCCTTTCGTCCGCCACGCCGCTGTCCGTCGTCAGCGCGCAGGAGCCCGCGGCAACCACCGGCTCCACCCCGCCGGCCGCCGAGACCGGCGCGCGCAATCCGGCAGCCGCCGCTGCACCGACAAATGCGGAAGTCGAGCTGCGGACAAAGCGCGACCAGATCGGTCGTGAACTGCAGGAAATCTCGCAGAGCATGCGCCTGTCGAATGACAAGTCCGCCGAACTGCAGAAAAGCATCGACGCGCTGGCCAAGACCACCGAAAGCCTGAAGACGGCGCTGATCGAGTCCGCCACGCGGCGCAAGGACATCGAGAAACAGATCACCAGCGGCGAAAAGCGCCTGGCCGGCATCGCCATCAAGGAGGATGGCATCCGTGCCTCGTTCCGCGAGCGGCGCGCAGTCCTGGCCGAAGTGCTTGCCGCCCTGCAACGCATGGGTCGCAACCCGCCACCCGCTTTGCTCGTTAGCCCCGAGGATGCGCTCGCCTCCGTCCGCACCGCGATCCTGCTCGGCTCCGTTGTCCCAGGCATGCGCCAGCAGACCGACAAGCTCGCGGCTGATCTCAAAGAGTTGATCGAACTGCGCTTGGCCGGCAAGACGGAAATGGACCAGCTTGTCGCCGCCATTTCCAGCCGCCAGGAAGAAGAACGGCGCATGGACATGCTATTGGCCGAAAATGATCGGCTGGCGCGCACCAATACTTTGCAACTGCAGGCGGAACGCAAGCAATCAGAAGCACTTGCCGAACGCGCGTCGACCATGGAAGCGCTGATCCGCTCGCTTGAAAGCGAGATCCTGTCATCCCGCCAGGCAGCCGAAATGGCCCGCGCCGAAGAGGCGCGGCGCGACCAGATGACCGAGGAACAACGAACCCGCGCGCGCGAACTCGCCCAGTCCGGATTGCCTGATAAAAACCGCATTGCGCCAGCATATCCCTTCTCGGAACTGCAGCAGAAACTGGAATTGCCGGCCGCCGGCGAGACCCTGCGGCAGTTTGGTGACCCGGACGGAACCGGCCACCAGGCTCAGGGCATGGTCATTGCCTCGTCGCCGGGAGCGCTGGTCACTGCACCGGCAGACGCATGGGTGGTATTTGCAGGAAATTTCCGCAGCTACGGTCAGATGATCATTCTGAACACGGGCGACGGCTATCATATGGTGCTGTCCGGAATGGACCGGATCAACACCAGTCAGGGCAAGTTCGTGCTTTCCGGTGAACCCCTCGCGAGCATGGGGGAAAAAAGAGTGGCAAGCGCCACTGCTTTGGCGCTGGAAACCGATCGCCCGACACTTTACATAGAACTTCGGAAAGACGGAAAACCGGTTGATTCCCGCCCCTGGTGGGTAGGAGGCGATTCTGGAAAGGCACAGAATGATTCGTAG